The Salvelinus namaycush isolate Seneca chromosome 31, SaNama_1.0, whole genome shotgun sequence genomic interval TGTATTGCACTGCACACCACACTGGGCCTCAGACATCTGTTTTCactgcagtgtgtgtttgttggtttgtgcgtgtttgtctttgtgtttataagtgtgggtgtgtgttttgtctttgtgtgtttgtctatacagtgccttgcaaaagtattcagaccctttggatttctacacattttattgtgttacaaagtgggattaaaatgattttaattgtctttttttgtcAGCAATGTACTCAAAATATTATAATGACAATGTCTATGTTTAAGATATATACAAATTTGATTACTTAAATATAGTCATTGCATAAGTATTAAGCCATTTTGATCAGGCAAGTCTAATTTAGTAAAGGAGTAAAAAtctaataagttacatggactcactctgtgaaATAATAGGGCTTgagatgatttttgaatgactacctcttcctctgtcccccatacaacatatgtaaggtccctcagtcaagtgttgaattgagggaccttacagtatTGAATTGAGGGACCTGTGTTTGAAAGTCAAACcacctcaattgggttaaggtcaggtgattgggaaggccaggtcatctgatgcagtactccatcactctccttcttggtcaaatagcccttacacagcctggaggtgtggtgggtcattgtcctgttgaaaaacaaatgatagtcccactaagtgcaaactagatgggatggtgtatctctgcagaatgctgtggtagccatgctggttaagtgtgccttgaattctaaataaatcacggacagtggcaccagcaaaaacaccaccacaccatcgcaccacctcctccatgcttcacggtgggaaccacacatgcagagatcttctgttcacctactctgcgtctcacaaagacactgtggatgggaccaaaaatctcaaatttggactcatcagaccaaaagacagatttgcaccggtctaatgtccattggtcgtgtttcttggcccaagcaagtctcttattattgttgtcctttagtagtggtttctttgcagcaatttgaccatgaaggcctgattcatgcagtctcctctgaacagttgatgttgagatgtgtctgttacttgaactctgtgacacatttatttgggctgcaatctgaggtgcagttaactctaatgaacttatcctctgcagcagaggtaacactgcctttcctgtggcggtcctcatgagagctagtttcatcatagcgcttgatggtttttgcgactgcacttgaagaaacattcaaagttcttgaaatgtcccgctttgactgaccttcatgtcttaaagtaatgatggactgtcatttctctttgcttatttgagctgttcttgccataatatggacttcgtcttttaccaaatagggctatctaatgtataccacccctacctagtcacaacacaactgattggctcaaatgcattaagaaagaaagaaattcctctatgtaacttttaacaaggcccacctgttaagtgaaatgcattcaaggtgactacctcatgaagctggttgagagaatgccaagagtgcaaagctgtcatcaaggcaaagggtggctgctttgaagaatctcaattatataatatattttgatttatttaacacttttttttggttactacatgattccatatgtgttatttcatagttttgatgtcttcactatttttatacaatgtagaaaatagtcaaaataaagaaaaattagTGAGTAgtacttgaatgagtaggtgtgttcaaacttttgactggtactggatATCTTTGAATAAAAAtggtgcactgggcctttaatagtcctgtattagcggactgATATAGCCCTTTGCAGTGCGGGCAAAACATCTGCAGCCCCAAAAATACTTCCGGCAGCTTGATTAAAAAAATTAAGGATAATAATGTTGTTAGGACAGACACTTTATCCTTGTATCTTaggatttcattttttttttgtactttttgccatttatgaatgttattcgatgcgtttctatgggctttagAAAATCTATATTTTACCAAGTAATTGATACTTAAAGGGGTCCTACAATTCGAATTGTAGGaccaaatagctaaattatccatagtatgaccatttgaaaacaattccatatgtcagtttAGGACGCCCCCCTCCCCCAAAGTTTTAGAacgtcttatccagagcgacatagtagtgagtggatacatttGTTATTTGTACTGGTCCCCGTGGGAATCCAACCCACAACCATGActttgcaagcaccatgctctctaccatctgagccacacaggacctttTTAATCACACTttttaacacaataaaatgtgaagaatccaaggggtatgaatatttttTCAAGCCACTGTATGAGTAAGTTTGCTGTGTGCACACGTTAACACAACACCCCCCCCCTCTACCCCACCCCCAGGAGACTGAGGAGAGGAACCAAACGTTGGAGGCCCAGCTGGGGGAGTTAGAGCTGCGTCTGGAGGGCAGTCAGCTAGAGAGCGAGGCCTTCAGGAAGAGTCTGCGGTCCCTGCTGGAGCTGCTGGACGGGAAGATCTTTGAGCTGACAGAGCTCCGAGACAGCCTAGCCAGACTCATCGAGGACAGCAGCAGCTAGAATAGACAAGAGAAGTGCTACAACAGAGCCCCCAAGTGGAGCACCATCACCACCATAATAACATAGTGACTGGAGAAGGAATTGTAGTCCGTGCACGAGGGCACTGTATGAAAATATTCACACTGTTATTAGTACATACAGTCATTATTCTTCACTCACACTAACATGCACATAATCAAGCATGTGTTGATTATGCCACCTGCTTGAACATAATTGTAAATAGATAGACTTGCTCGCTTGGATTCTCTAGTTTTGGCTAATGTTCACTACATATTGCTGGTACACCTGTATACTATATGAACATACTCACAcactttatacacacacacttcagaggTCCTGTCGAGGCTTTGTTTGGGCCCTGCcttccatctcttctctctccctgtgggATGTTCTTTACACATTACAGACTACAAGCTGCTCAAATATCTATTTTCTCTCTGCTTTTTTTTTGCCAAGTCTGGCTAGCATTCCATAGGAGAGGACGTTGAATATGGTGGGTTATTTTGCTTTGGGTTTTTCTTCCATTACAGACACTATTAACAGAAATAGGAAGCCCTCATTTTCTATATTTATTTGGTGCAAAGTTCAGATGAGTTGCTGGTGGATGTTTTTGTTTAATCTTTGCTGTTGTCCGTCATGCATTCAGGTCTGTTTTCTAACTATTCTGCATATACCACTTTATTATTCAGTTATTACTACAGTACTATTATTGCTCTGGTTACTATGGAGATATCATTGTCAGCCAAATGGACAGTCTGATTAGATGAGGTCATGGAGATGTAGACAGTTGTACTCACTGGTCCTTACAGCGTTTCACTGGACTCTATGGTCGTTTGCTCCGAGGCTCCATCTAACACTGGGCTAGGACtaagggtcagaggtcagacagATGACCTCCCAGTGACCTTGTTATTAAATGCTCCTAATGTCCTCCTCCTATCACAACATTTCCATGGAGATTAAAGAAGAATGTGGCATCTTGTCCAAGATTGAGGACCGATCTGGGACAACCTTCTATATACTAAATGAGCAATATAAAGAGAGAGCGTCAAGAGTAAAAATACACATTTCAGTCTCACTTTCAGGTATTTTCCTCCTCTTCTGGGAAATGTAAGGAGAGACAAGGTGGGAACAATGCCAACCCAAGGCCAGAAGCTGGGGTTTGGGTCAGCAGTTACTACAAAAGTCTTTCCTTTCTATAAACTTTTGTATTACAAATACTAATATAACAAATTTATAGTGCACTTGTGAAAATGGAATTGAATGTTTGGGTGAATCCAAaatgatttttctttattttccctCCCCTTGTTTCTGTTACAACTTGAAGTGCAGTGATTGATTGGTTCCTATGTTTTCCCTTAATTTATTATTCCAGatatattataaccacagattgAGAACTTTATGACACACATTTTTCTTTGAACTTAATGATTTTCATGTCTGGTATGTGGGTGTCAAGgtagattattttattttttttggtgtaaaaaaaaaacgggCAATATTTTTGAACTATTTTAAAAGGAAATGGATTTACAGAGACCCTTGTGCATAGCAGGTGTGGTTTGCAGAGACATTATTTCCTTTTGCCAAATGTTTTCCTGTACAGAATATGAATTTTGCTGACATTGCCTTTGGTACAAAGATGCATCAATGGTAGCTAACTACGGTACTTTTGTCGGGTTTACTATTGCCAAAAATCTGTgataatgtataaaaaataaaactatATGTATACCTGAAGAACACTATTAAGGGCTTGTTGGTTCTGGTATCTTTGAGAGATTTGAATGTGGTTTCTGGGCTGGTTGGCGTTTTCAATTATGATCTGTACTACAATTTGAAAGGGAATAATGTTTGAGTAATAATTTTAAATGATTATACCACATGCTTAAACAATTGTAATTGAGTTTAtagtaaaatgtttttaaaaatttaACAAATGAAGGGTTGTCATTTTTCACTATCTGAATGTTCCTCCTTGTTTTCTCTAATCTGCACTCACTTCAGTTCCTGTCCTGATGCTTCTTGTATAACATCACATCCACTCACTGCCTAAAAGGGGATTGTTTGGCTGTATTTTTATGAAATACTATTTGTGGTTGACCTCATGTGGATGTGCATGATGTACTAGACCCAACAAAAGGCTGTCTGGTTTGGCCAAAGGCTGAGTTGAGTTCTAATGGCTCTGTGATGCCAAGTCAAAGAACAGGACAGGAAGACATTTTGGTACTTGGTTTTATTTTGAAGGGAAAAAATATAATGGGATATATAAAGCAGTTAGGAATGCAATAACAGTAAAACGAGAGTAAAAGGCAAAAAAAACTAACATTAAAGCACATTTACATTTTGTATGGTATTGCTTTATAAATTCTTGTTTTACTCAATAAATACTTAGGATGTTTTTAAGCATGCCAATGTATTTTCAGGAtgtacatttcattacattataTATTACATTTCAGTTTAATATAATAATATTGCACTTATCTAGTGACGGACTCATCTTCAAATCAGACCAGGCCAGCCACATGCATAAGGTTATAGGTCAAACTGTAGTGTTAGCTAAAGACAGAAAGAAGAGATGGAAATGAATAATACAAAAGATTTTACAAATCATGTATAAAATACTTAAAGACCCCAAATACAATGAAGAAAACTGACAAAAATGAAAGTGATTTTCCAACAGACAGGTTTGTACTGTATATGTCTAGAGACCATGAGACAGGACTAGGAAGGGGGCATCTCAATATAACTAAAATGGCTGCCTCTACACTCCTAAACTTCTCTACAGCTGCACTAAAAAAAATCTACAGTGAAAAGCTAATTCCTCTGAGTCATTCTACTGTGTTGCTGTCACCTACCTACCATTTatagatcagtgcagatgaaggagaaGAAGCCACTTCAGACTAGAAACCCAGTCAGAGATATGCGGACGCTGCAGAAAGTCACATGATTGGGTTTTGACCACTTGCCATGAAGACACAGCATGAAGCATGAGCCCCATATGCTCAGCCTACTGACTCACTGTGGTTAGTTACCAGTACCATACCACTGGTGGATTCAGTGAGGTAAACAcagatagaaatataatgaatagagcTGACAAGATCCCTGTTCTACATGACCGACAATCATATCAGTTCTGCACCATACATTTCTATCTGAGCGTTTTTCAAGACCGGAAAAATACAGTACTACCACCTTTGACCTGGCCAAATGTCAACTTGGACAGCAGTTGTACACACAGTCCTTCAGTTCCAAACAGTACATCATTTTCTCTTCAACATGATTCATTACAGTAAACACAGATTGTTCCTATAGAAATAGTTTCAGTTTTGACAACTCTTAGATACAACAGATAGAAGAATCAGGCGTAGATAAGGTGAAGCGACTCCACGGTAATAGTGGACTCGTGAAAAATAATATCAgtgaaaataaagtggtgaaaaaaagaaaaagaaactcCTTTCTAAATGAAAACGACCTTAAAAAGAAGGTAAAAGCACACTTTAAAAACCATCAATAGAAACACATGTCATGATGGAATATGAATATAGAGTATGGAATGAATGACACCTGTCTTTGTAGAGCTGGACAGATCAGCTGACTTTAAAGGGCACTGGTTTTACAGAGAAAAATATCATGACTTCTCGACACCAGGGGTTGCCACGCTCACCCGCAGAGGACTGGACGGTGTGAGTGCAGGCATTTTGTTCCAGCCAAACAATATCACACTTTATTCTATGGGGGGTTGAATTAACATTAAAGGAAACACTCAATCCTGTCAAACGGAAAACAAACTCACCCCAGCAACCTAACCTCTCCAACCTCATAGTTAATTCTATATAAAGGGATCCCAGAACCCTAGCTCTCCAGTCAGTGCACTGACAAGGAGCCTTATTCCCCCGCTTGGTCCAGGAAAAAGAAGGAATCGAGTGAAGGAATTATTTTATGTAGAGCGTGAGAAGTCAGCACAACACAGAAAACCAGGAGCAAAGGCTATTGGTCCATTACAAAGACGAGAAGAAATAGTAAGAAATAATTAACATCTCTACTCAGGAAACATCTCTACTCAGCTTTCAGTCTGTCAATGTGGAGCCAGAAATAGTAGATGGTAGTGGctgaggtcaaaggtcagagtCCCAGTCGGTGCCGGTGTGTGTATCTTGTATCTAGTTCTCCCAGTCGGTGCAGGGCAGGCCTTCGTCCTCAGACTCAGACTCAGGCGAAGCCTCCTTGATGCGTCTCAGGGCTTCATGGATGGAACGGGTCAGAGCGTCGGCAGAGTGGGGGAACAAGCCCTTGGTGTGCCGCTGCTGTTCCGGCTGCGTCCGCACCTTCTTCAACCGGACACCCTGCCGAATCTGGGCCAGGATGTTGTTGCTCTCGTCATCGTCTGGGTCGGGGGCTAGGACTCTCAGCTCAGCCTTACGCAGGTGGAAGCTGCCTCTCTTCAGGGAGTTCAGGACCTCGTCCATGGGAGAACTCGCTGGAGAGATGGGAGAATGGAACAATGTTAAAAATCTAGTCAAGTTATGATTCTGATATATTCCTTTAAAATCCAGGTAACAGTATGTTGTCATGTCTGACCTCTCCTCCATTGTGAGGAGTCCAGCATGGCTGTCTTCTTCAGTTTCTTTCTGGCTGTCTGCAGCTGACTGCTGTCAAAGAAACGTGGGGAGAAGGGAGCCAGGGGGAGAGGCTCTGAATCCGACCCAGCCTTGGACTGCCGGACTGGGCTAGTGGGGTGAGCCCACTCAACTCCCTCACTGGAGAGGTCATCTAAGGAGGGAAcgggtgggggaggaggagggggaggaggtggaggggcagAGGAGGGGATCGctgagaggggaggaagagagggggcagagagaggctCAGTGGCGCCCCCTAGCGGGGTTAGAGAGACACTCTGGTGACCACAGGCATcagagggaggagcagagagcTCAGGGAGGTCAACAGTGTCTGTTTGGACACTGGCAGCCAGGGTCTCAGGCCTCCCCgcgggggagaggggagaggaggtttTCCTCCGAGAGTGGCCGTGGGACATACGCAGTCTGCTGGACTTCAGAGTCACCTGACCAGGGAAACGCTGCAACAGACAAAAAAACAAAAGTTACAACATGCGTCTAAACACAGCGTCAACCTAAGATGTACTCAACATGAGAGGTTTAGACTGTGTTATTCAGAAGTAACTGCGTCCTCTCACCTGTTTGAAGCTGCGTAGTCTGTCCAGAGTTCTCGACCTATCCATACTCATTCTGGCGttactcttctcctcctcttcctcttcctcctgctcctcccctcgcTATGGAGAAACACAGACAGGATGAGGAACTATTCACCATCATTCCCATAACACTGAATCAACTAgaggcatggccgattaattagggccgatttcaagttttcataacaatcggtaatctgcctttttggacaccgattatggacgattacattgcaatccacgaggaaactgcgtggcaggctgaccacctgttacgcgagtgcagcatcaaaatgacctgtggctgcaaggagccaaggtaagttgctagttagcattaaactagctaactataaaaaacaatcaatcttcacataatcactagttaaccaCACATGGTTGATgctattactaggttaactagcttgtcctgctttgcatataatcaatgcggtgcctgttaatttatcatcgaatcacagcctacttcaacttcgccaaacgggtgatgatttaacaaaagcgcattcgcgaaaaaagcacaatcgttgcacaaatgtaccaaaccataaacatcaatgcctttctaaAAATCAATaaacagaagtatatttttttttaaacctgcatatttagttaaaagaaattaatgttagcaggcaatattaactagggaaattgtgtcacttctcttgcgttcggtgcaagcagagtcagggtatatgcagcagtttgggccgcctggctcgttgcgaacagtgtgaagaccatttcttcctaacaaaggccgtaattaatttgccagaattttacataattatgacataacattgaaggttgcgcaacgtaacagcaatatttagacttagggttgccacccgttcgataaaatatggaacggttccgtatttcactgaaagaataaacgttttgttttcgaaataatAGTttacggatttgaccatattaaaaaTGACCTAAGgatcgtatttctgtgtgtttattataattaagtctatgatttgatatttgatggcgcagtctgactgagcggtgataggcagcagcaggctcgtaagcatttattcaaacagcactttactgcgtttgccagcagctcttagcaatgcatgaagcacagctctgtttatgacttaTCAATTtatcaagcctatcaactcccgagattaggctggcaatactaaagtgcctataagaacatccaatagtcaaaggtgtatgaaatacaaatggtatagagataaATAGTCGACGCATCATAATTCCTTTAATAACTAAAACCTAAAAcatcttaactgggaatattgaagactcatgttaaaaggaaccaccagctttcatatgttctcatgttctgagcaaggaacttaaacatttgcttttttacatggcacatattgcacttttactttcttctccaacactgtgtttttgcattatttaaaacaaattgaacatgtttcattatttatttgagactaaatagattttattgatgtattatattaagttataataaaagtgttcattcagtatgttgtaattgtcattattacaaatatatatataaaaatcgtccgattaatcgttattggctttttttggtcctccaataatcggtattggtatcggcgttgaaaaatcataatcggtcgacctctagaatcAACACAAACACTAATGAAACATATCAGTGTACCTGTTGCAGTGCTTGATGGGTCTGGTCGTCCTTACTACCTTGGCGTTGCTGTATCTTCTGGTTGTGGTTGATGATACAGATCTCCTGGTTACAGATAAACAAGACATATTACAGCCAACACATTACAGGAGGATTGAAAGTATTGGTTTTACTTTTCTACATATTTTTGATTTCGAGGTAGGCTTTCATGGCTTTGATTTGTTAGTAAGTCCAGAGCTAAGCGTGTGATTGGTTGATTATTACCTTTTTGGTTTTAAGGTAGGCCTTCTTGGCGGTGATGCGTCCCCTGCGTGCCTCTAGCTGTCTGGTCTTCTGCTGCAGCTGGCTGAGCTTGTCTctgagggggggaagagaggccGAGGGGTCCTCTACCCTCCGCATGGCATCAGGACTCTCATACGCATCATAGTACACTACCTCGTCCTGCCGCTCTGGGGAGGGAAGGGCGCAGAGAGGTACACTGTTAGATAACCTCACTAGTAGTGTTTCTACAGAGGCTTTGGAGCTGAGCAGTTAGAACAGGTCTAGTGGTTCATTAACAGTAACAGGTATAGATGTATAGTAGTCTGGGGAGGCTGGTGAGTTGGGCGTTGAGCAGCAGTTCCTAGTCTGAATGTTACTTAGAAGTAACAGGTATAAAGTGCATAGTATTACCAGTGATCTGTCTGCGGAGGCTGGTGAGCTGGGCGTTGAGCAGCAGTTCCTCACAGCGCAGCACCTCAGCCTGGATGTCATAGAGCTGCAGCTGGAGCTCATAGTACAGCGCCTCCATCTGGTCCAACCGCTGCATGGCATTCTCTCCCTCCTGCAGGCTCTGcatctgagacagacagacatagatgggcagaaacacagacagagaatCAGAGTATTGTGTACATCAGGGATGGACAACTTTGATGGGAGTGAGGGCCACAagaaatctgaactcatcatgaagGGCCGCAGTTGCTGGCGGGTCTGCGTACACACATGtgcatttcgaaattgcaccttggttattctactattctaactgcAACAGAAATTTGAGACCCGGCtgagttttttttgttttattgatCTGAGGGCCTTCAGAAGGGGGGccgccgccagttgcccatccctggtgtaCCTGATGTGTGGTGAGATATCTGGTGTAAAATGGCTGCCGTGGCATCACCCAGGTAGGTGAtacacattggtggtggatgaggCATGATTCCCCAATACAATGTGCTTTGAGCATCTTGAAAAATGCTATATAGATTTATCAGTACTTCCCCTCTCAGGCCGTGTTTCCTCTGCTTCAGGCAGATCTCCTTGGCCCTCATCAGTTGACTATTTATTActataataacagtagtagtatagtaatagTATTAGTTGTAGTACTGTAATATAGGAGTAATACCTCCTCTTTCAGGCTGTGTTTTCTCTGCTCCAGGCAGATCTCCTTGGCCCTCATCAACTGCAGCGTTTCCTTGGAGACGGCGTACTGCAGACGCTCCATGCGGTCCACAGCTGCAGCCCACGTCGACTTGCCAAACTTCCTCTGGTCCACACGCATCCGCTCATACACCgctgcaacacacacacccacagaacaATTACTGTAAAACTTCAATAGCTTGGGCGTTTATTTGCTTAAACAGAACACAACAGGCACGTATGTGTTATCATTTGCACACCATGTCACATTTATTTTGTCTTAGTATGcctctatatatatattgtttttacaAGATATGTCCTTGACAGAATACCCCTCTGTGCATTTTAGTCAGTTCTTACTTTCACCACTAGAGGGCTATCTGCTGATTTCTAGGGGTCTGTACTGCCTAAGCTGGAGACAAAAACAAATGATTTACATGTTTGGGAATAGTTATAGACTTTGTAGTCAGTGTGGAGCCAGTGGATAGTTGGGTTATGGTTAGTTTGGGGATTCTGGGAGAGCAGTTTAAAGCCTGGAGATTATGGTCTGACTGAGGGGGTGATCTGCCATCTGGATAATTCATGGCTCTGGAGTTTGTCTGTacagagtttgtgtgtgtttatgtgtttctctgtgtgtttctctatagGCGTGTTCACACTGCACCTTAGCCTGGGGCTAAGGGAGATTTTAGCCTGGGGCTAAGGGAGATTTTAGCCTGGGGCTAAGGGAGATTTTAGCCCAGGGATAAGGGAGTGttcacactagaggtcgaccgattatgatttttcaacgccgataccgataccaattattggggGCCCAAACAAAGACGATCccgattaacttcttatggctgcaggggcagtattgagtagcttggatgaaaggtgcacagaggtgcccagagtaaacggcctgctcctcagtcatagttgctaatatatgcatattattattagtattggatagaaaacactctgaagtttataaaactgtttgaattatgtctttgagtataatagaactcatatggcaggcaaaaaccacttcctgtttggatttggCTGGTAGATTGGTAgatggtagattttcaaccaagctcccattgaaattacagcgagatatggatgagttttcacttcctacggcttccactagatgtcaacagtcaatagaactttgatgactctactgtgaaggggggccaaaGGAGACTGGAATGAgtaaccactgccatgaggtgaccatgcattcaccacgcgcgttcacgtgagaggcagctctgttccatcgctcatttgaagtcaatgtaattatccggttggaacgttattcaagatgtatgttaacaacatcctaaagatttattcaatacatcgtttgacatgtttctactgactgttacggaacttttggacatttcgtcacgttttagtgaacgcgctttgtgactttggaattgtttaccaaacgcgctaaccaaagtagctaattggacataaataacggacattatcaaacaaatcaagcatttattgtggacctgtgattcctgggagtgcattctgatgaagatcatcaaaggtaaggaaacatttatcatgtatttctggtttctgttgactccaacaaggcggctaatttgactcttgttctgagctacatttatgatgagtatttctgttgaaacgatgtggctatgcactatcactggatgtttttggaactagtgaatgtaacgcgctaATGTAAACTCAGAATTCtaaatataaatatgaactttatcaaacaaaacatgcatgtattgtgtaacatgcagtcctatgagtgtcatctgatgaagatcatcaaaggttagtgattaattttagctatatttctgctttttgtgactgctatctttcactggaaaaatggctgtgtttattgtggtttggtgtgacctaacataatcgttt includes:
- the LOC120025750 gene encoding junction-mediating and -regulatory protein-like: MSFMMEDSVESDWVAVRPNVFDEKERHKFIFIVAWNEIEGKFAITCHNRTVQKRTAFRDSLLETVECDLVSPVTVKLAPEADKHKTPLKSHTKRKDDISTLVKVRSNVSPKEKKTTKSPIRERTAAVGASSRPAESVIKTLGSWDIVSCKVTDIEVLEPADVPSLPRSPDDGDGEESDSSREGYSWAGLFSFQDVRAAHVQLCAVNSDLEPCLPPFPEEPVGMWTVLFGAPEVSQRETDALCYQLQVYLGHALDTCGWKILAQVLFTESDDSEEYYESLSELRQKGYEDALQRAKKRLQELLERHRAMESMVELLQVYPEEDEAYGELLEATTQLYHYLLQPFRDMRELAMLRRQQIKISLETERLGPRRVEGLRRENEEWMRKAHAAVLSIQDLTVKFFETTARAQKAVYERMRVDQRKFGKSTWAAAVDRMERLQYAVSKETLQLMRAKEICLEQRKHSLKEEMQSLQEGENAMQRLDQMEALYYELQLQLYDIQAEVLRCEELLLNAQLTSLRRQITERQDEVVYYDAYESPDAMRRVEDPSASLPPLRDKLSQLQQKTRQLEARRGRITAKKAYLKTKKEICIINHNQKIQQRQGSKDDQTHQALQQRGEEQEEEEEEEKSNARMSMDRSRTLDRLRSFKQRFPGQVTLKSSRLRMSHGHSRRKTSSPLSPAGRPETLAASVQTDTVDLPELSAPPSDACGHQSVSLTPLGGATEPLSAPSLPPLSAIPSSAPPPPPPPPPPPVPSLDDLSSEGVEWAHPTSPVRQSKAGSDSEPLPLAPFSPRFFDSSQLQTARKKLKKTAMLDSSQWRRASSPMDEVLNSLKRGSFHLRKAELRVLAPDPDDDESNNILAQIRQGVRLKKVRTQPEQQRHTKGLFPHSADALTRSIHEALRRIKEASPESESEDEGLPCTDWEN